Proteins encoded by one window of Glycine soja cultivar W05 chromosome 15, ASM419377v2, whole genome shotgun sequence:
- the LOC114387517 gene encoding pathogenesis-related protein 10-like, giving the protein MGVVTQIYDTPAAVPPTRLFKAMTLDFHNLFPKLVDSIHSIVFTQGNGGPGTIKKISTIEGGKTKYVLHRVDAIDEANFVYNFSIIEGTALVDTLEKVSFESQLVEGPNGGSIRKVRVQFFTKGDATLSEEELNANQAKIQGLVKLVEGYLLANPDY; this is encoded by the exons ATGGGTGTTGTTACTCAGATTTATGATACCCCTGCTGCTGTGCCTCCTACTAGGCTTTTCAAAGCCATGACGTTAGATTTCCATAACCTCTTCCCAAAGCTTGTGGATAGCATCCACAGCATTGTTTTCACACAAGGAAATGGTGGTCCGGGCACCATCAAGAAAATCAGCACCATTGAAG GTGGCAAAACCAAGTATGTGCTGCACAGAGTTGATGCAATTGATGAGGCTAACTTTGTATATAACTTCAGCATAATTGAGGGCACTGCCTTGGTTGACACGTTGGAGAAGGTCTCATTCGAGAGCCAATTGGTGGAAGGCCCAAATGGAGGATCCATTAGGAAGGTACGTGTTCAATTTTTCACCAAAGGGGATGCTACGCTTAGTGAGGAGGAGCTCAATGCCAACCAAGCCAAGATCCAAGGGCTTGTAAAACTTGTTGAAGGGTACCTTTTGGCAAATCCTGATTATTGA